In the Dendrosporobacter quercicolus genome, GACCGGTTCGTTTTCCGGCAGCGAAATTTGAAAATATCCATTATTCATGTTTTAATTCCTCCTTGTTTATATCTAAATGAATTTACAGACTACACTACAGATGGTTCAACAAACAGTTCGCCCCGTTCAAACCGGCCGGCGTCGAACATTTGCACCGGGAAAGTGGTCGGCTGGTTCAAGATCATTTCCGCCATCAATTGCCCGGTAATCGGCGAGATCATAAAGCCGTGGCCGCTGAACCCGGCAGCTGTATAGAAACGCTTTAATTGCGGGCTGCTGCCCAGAATTGGCGTACGGTCAGGGCACATGTCGTACAAGCCGGCCCATTGCCTGATTATATTTAATTTAGCCAAAGGCGGCAATATGCCTATAACCCGGCTGGCCATATCACGCAGGAACTGCCAGCTTGAGCGGATGTCAAAGCTTTCCGGCTCATCGGGATGCCCAATGCCCATGATGAAACTGCCATGCGGACTTTGCTGGCAATATAAGTTGTGATAAAAACTCATCACCATCGGTCCCATGGTCGGTTCGACAGGTTCGGTAACAAGGATCTCATGGCGTTCAGGAAAAATCGGCAGTTCGATGCCTGCCATCCGGCCAATGGTTTTGGCATAGCCGCCGGCGGCATTCACCACGGTATTGGTCTTAATTTCACCTTGATTCGTTCGTACCGCTAAAATACGCCCGTTCTTTGTCTCAATTCCCTGCACTTCAGTTTCCGTATAAATTTCAACCTGGAGATTGCGGGCCGCCCGGGCATAGGCTTCAGTTACCATAAACGGATTACAATGGCCGTCTTCTGCGCAATAGGCGGCGCCGCGCAGTTCATCAATATTGAGGAACGGAACAATTTCCAGCGCTTCCCGGGGAGTTACCCAGCGGGAGGGTATGTCCAGAGAGTGCTGGAGTTCAAGATTTTTCTTAAACTGCGTCTCCATTTTATCGCCATAGGCCAGCAATAAATAACCGTTTTGGGTGAACTCAATATCCACATCGACCTCCAGGCGTTCCGGCAGGTTGGCCAGCATCTTCACACTCTCCCGCGACAGCAGGCAGTTGGTTTCGGTACCCCATTGCATCCTCATTCCCGCGCCGCAGCGTCCGGTGGCCCCGCTGGCCAGATACCCCTTTTCGATGACCGCCACCTTACCGGCGCCCAGTTTTGCCAGGTTATAGGCGGTGGAACAGCCTATAACCCCGCCGCCGATCACAACGACATCTGCTGAATTAATCATGTTTATCCCCTCCGAGCAAAGAAGCCATCTTAATTGGCGCTGTTGGCGGGCGAACCTTGGAAAATGGAATATCGGCGATCGATTTACCGGTAGCCCTGGCAATTTCACTGGCAATCAGCAGTGAGCAGGTTCGCCCCTGGCAAGGCCCCATACCGGCCCGGCAGGCCCGCTTTATTTCCTCCAGAGTATGCTTGCCCTGGGCAATTTGCGCCCGTATTTCCCCTAAAGTAATGTCCTCACACCTGCAAATAATTGTATCATCAGCACGCATCGTCCGACTCCTTTCTCAACCGCAGGTTGCGAACTTCCATTGCCAGCTCTTTTGGCACCGCCAGCCAAATAATATTGGTTTTATTGGGCGAGGTTTGAACCCGGATCACGCGGGCCAGGCCAATGCACTCGCCCTGCCGGTTTAAAGCTTCCACCAGCTCAGCCTGCTGCGGCAAAGGCGTAAACTCATAAGGAATTTTCACCAGCGCCTCGGCTGCAGCATAATGAACATCGACAACAAAAATAGATAAGCCCGGGCAATGGGTCATACAGATACCGCAGCCGTTGCATTTTTCCTCATTCAGAACCGGGCAGTCATTAATATCCTTAACGGCAATTGCCCCCCGCGGGCAGGCATCGGCGCACGGATTGCAAGGAATCGGCTGCAAACATTCGAATACGGCGGTAGGTCCCGGAACCGCACCTGGCTTAACCGGCTGATTCATCAGCCCACCTCCTCAAGCACAACTTTGCGCAAGCCGTTGCAAATTTTAACGCCGGCCGGGCCTGAACGCAAAGCCCTTAATTGGCCGCGCGCCTGTTGCAAAGCCTGATAAACATCCGGTTTGCGGCAGCCGAGCAATGCCGCAACCTCTAAACCGGCAATTTTGCCTTCAACCATTGCGGCCGAGGCTTCTTCCACCCCGGAAACATCGCCGGCGACATAGATGTCGTTCCGCGTTGTTCTTAAATTACCGTCACGCAAAGGAACGTAGCCGCCCAGTTCAGGGACATATTTCATTTCACAGCCGGACTGCCACAACAGCTCGGTCAGCGGGCTCAGGCCCACAGCCAGACACAGGCCGTCCGCTTCAATATATTGTTCGCTGCCGGCCACAGTCTGCCAGTTTTTATCCAGTCTGCAAATCGTTACCCCTTCCAGGCAGCAGCTCCCGTGCGCGGCTTTTACCGAATGTGAAGTATAAATAGGCACACCATGCCGCTGCAGTTTGGCTGCATGGACCTGATATCCGCCTACGGCCGGGCCGGCTTCCACCACCCCCGCTACATCCACGCCGGCCTGTAATAACTGATAGGCCACAATAACGCCAATATTGCCGGCCCCTACCATTAAAATACGTTTGGCCGGCAGCACGCCATGCACATTCATCAGCGTTTGAACTGCCCCGGCGCCATAAATGCCGGGCAGGTCATTATTGGCGAAAGCCATTGTTTTTTCAGCGGCCCCGGTGGCGATAATTATTTTTTCCGGTTTGACCGTACAAAAATTGCCCTGATAGGAAACCGTCACCACTCCGTCCGGATAAATCCCCAGAACCTGGGCATTTTTCCAGATACTGATCTTACTGTTTTTTTCACATTCGTCAATTAGCTTAGCGGCGATATCAATGCCGCGTTCTCCGGCATATTCCTCTTTAGAGCCAAAAAACTTGTGCGTTTGCTTAATCAGCTGTCCGCCCAGACGATCGGCTCTTTCCGCCAGCAGTACATTTGCTCCGGCTTCAGCGGCATATTTGGCGGCCATTAATCCGGCCGGGCCGGCGCCAATCACCAGAATCTGTATCTCCATTATACAATTCGCCCCTTTCCGGCCTGGGTTTGCACCGCCATATTGGCGCGCAGAGGTTCAACGCAAACCCGGACATTAGGCACCCCATCGACAGTCATCAAACAGGACGAACAATTGCCGATAGCGCAAAACAGGCCGCGCGGGCGATGATGGTGCTGGCTATGACGCAATACTTTTATTTCGGCAGCATGCAAAGCCGCAGCAATGGGTTCTCCGGCCACGCCTGTTAACGGTTGGCCGTTAAACGTAAAGCCTACCATCTCTTTGTTTGTAAATTGCAAGATTGGATGATCAGTAATTCTCATCGCTAGTCACCTCCTGCAATTTATATAGTTGCAATAATCGTGCCAACAGAAAAAATAAATTGGTACATCTTTAATTTTTTTTTTAACTGCCCAAAACCACACAAAAAGCCGCGGCTCGTCAGTACCTATGGCAGGCGGTTCAATGCCGGACAAAAAAATCAATGCCCAAACAACGATGACATTGCTCCTCCGGCGCCGGACATTTCGTCAGTAAACCGACACTGCTGTCGGTTTACTGACATTCTATGCCAAGCTTATGCATCTTATAGTACAGGGTACTGCGGGGAATGCCCAGTTTTTTTGCCGCAACCGCTTTATTAAACTGCGCTTCGGCCAGCGCCACAGTAATCATCTCTTTTTCGATATTGCCCGTGGTTTGGACAAGATTAATCTCTTGCGGCCGGCGCTCCGGCTCACCGCCAGCCAAAGCGGCCTGCCTGAACGTACTGGGCAGATTATCCAGCGTCAACAGACTGCTGTCGGCCAAAATGACCAGTCGTTCTAACACGTTAAATAACTCACGGATATTGCCGGGCCATGAATACTGCAGCAATGCAGCCATCAACTCCGGGTCAACCTTGGTAATCTTCTTGTGGTAAAACGTATCATAATATTTAATTCCCCGGTGGACGAGTTCCGGGATATCATCAAGCCGCTCCCGCAGCGACGGTAAAACGATGGAAACGACATTTAAACGGTAGTAGAGATCTTCGCGGAAATCGCCTTGCGCAATCATGGCTTCCAAATTGCGGTGCGTCGCCGCAATAAACCGGACATCAATCGCAACCGGCTTTCCCCCGCCTACCCGGTAAAAACACTTATCCTGCAAGGTTCTCAACAGCTTAACCTGCATTTCCCTGGGCATATCGCCCAGCTCATCCAATAAGACCGTCCCGCCGTTCGCCTGTTCCAGCAGGCCGACTTTGCCATTGCGGTCCGCACCGGTAAAGGCCCCCGGCTGATAGCCAAACAGTTCACTTTCAAATAAATTAGGAGAAATCGCCCCGCAGTTAATGGCAATAAACGGCCCCTGTAACCCGCTGGCCTGATGAATCGCTTTGGCAAACAGCTCCTTGCCGGTGCCGCTTTCACCGCGCAGCAGTACCGGTGCACTGGTGGCAGCCACCCGCCGGGCGATACTGATTGCTTCGCAAATAGCCGTGCTGTGTCCGTAAATAGCGGAAAAACTGTCGGACTGCGTACTTACCCTGTCCAATTCCAGCTGTAAAGAGGCAACTTGTTCGTGCGTCTGCGATAATTGTTCATTCAACTGCACCACTTCAGTAATATCTTTTTCCGCACTAACCCCGCCGATCACCCGGCCGGCCAGCTTGACCGGCCGGGCATTGATCAGCACGTGTTTATCCGGGCAGGGCGTATGCTGCTGCTCGTGTACCGTTCGTCGTTCTTTCATTACCTTAGTCAACAGCAAATTAGAAAAAAACTGGTCTATTGGCTTATTGATAATTTCCCTGGCGGTAATTCCATATAAATGTTCGGCCAAATTATTCCAAACCACGACCCGGTCTGATTCATCAATCATGCAAACAGCCTCATCAACGGTGTTGAGCAAAGCATCAAAACGCGCCTGCTGAACCTGGTATTGCATTAACAGCTGTTCAAAAAGCGCAACCACTTTTTCGGGCTGCTGACTGCTGAGATAGTTACGGACCGGCGCTGTGTCCATCGAAAAAAGCTTATCCAAAAGTACCCCTCCCCGGCTGATGAAAAAAAGATGCCGCAACAGAAGAAGTCTCCTGAAGTTAAGCATCTTTGCTTATGTCAGATTTTTGACACTTGATTATTTTTATTATAAAGGAAACGCGGGGAATATACAATGAAATTTAACAAAATCCTATGGGGGACTGGCCTGTGCAGCCTGTTCCGGTTTTGTGGGGTTGGGAACCTGGCCGAAGGAATAAGCAAGCAGCAGGATTTTCGTCTCCAGCATATTCTGCTGCAATTCGGTAGATATACTTACAATATTGGCATACCGGGTTAAGCTGTGCAGCTTAACCACAAACTCAAGCACGCCGGAAAACTGCTGCTTCGAACCACGCAATACCAGCTCAAACGGATACGCCCGGACCCCTTTCCCGTTAATCACCTGCTGCGGTTTCATCGACACAAGCTCAACACCGGAACCTGTGGCCGCCTCATCCACTTGGATCAGCAGTCTGCCCATCCAGCCGCCGTCCGGCAGAAGACTATTGACCTCGCTGATCTTTTGCTCCAGCTCGGCAAGGTATACATCCCCCTGCGGATGCTGTTTAGCATACTCTTCCAGCCGCTTTACCGCTTGCTGCTCCCTTTGCAAATCCGCCTTTAAGGCCGAAATCTGATCTTGCTGCGAAGCAATGACCGCAAACCAAAACAATACAGCAAAACCAGTCATGATAAGCACTGATCCGGCAATTTTCTTTTTTGCCGGCAAACCGGCCAGCTGTGTTTTGAGACCATCCGTTTTCAGCTTCATTTTCTCAACCCCTTGAGATTCACAGTAATTTCAAATTTAGCCGCAGGAACTTTTCCGCCGCTATTTACTTCAGCAGCGGTCAATACAGGGTCGCCAAAAATACTGTTCTCTTCAAGCGTATTGAGAAAGGCGGCCACATCCCTGTATTTTTCGGCAATGCCGCTGATTTTAATGCCCATCGGCCGGGCTTTTTCCTGGTAATCAACACCGGCATAGGTAAACCAAAGCCGCGGCGGCGCAATCGCCGCCAGATGGGAAAATACCATTTCCCAGGGCCGGCGTTCCTGGGCGATGTTTGATAAAGCCGCCTCACGCTGACTGATATACTGCCGCTTTTCTGCGGCGGCATTCATATTCAGCTCTACCGGACGCAATGACTGGTGCTGATTGCGCGCCACAGTCAATTCATTCGTAAGATTCCAAATGACATAGGCATGATAACCAAAGGCAACCGCACAAAGAAAAATTCCGGATATCACAACGCCGGCGATCATTTTCGCCACAGGCAAAGTGGAAGGACGGTCCGCTTGCGGCAGTAAGTTAATTCTAATTGCCATTTCGCACCCCCCGCATGCCTAACCCGACCGCAATGGCGAGCCGGGAATCCACATCGTCAATATATTGCTGATCATAATAGACCGCTGTTCTAAAATGGGTAAACGGATCATGCTTGACCACCGGGATATGAATATGCGTATTAACTGCGATGGTCAGACGGTCAATCAGAGCGCCGCCGCCGGTCAGATAAATGGGCGTAATCTTGCCTTGCGAATTCTGCATTTGATAATACTCCAGCGTACGGCGGATTTCCCGTCCCAGCTCATCGGCCAGTATTTTGATCTGCTGCTGAAGCTCCGGGATTTCCTCCTCACTTTCCTTAAGCTGGGGCAAAAGATTTCGCTCCTTTACTTTAAACGCCTCGGCTTCACCAAACGTTAAGTTAAGCACATCCATAACAATCCCGGTAAACTGCCGGCCGCCAATGGGAATAGTCCGGACAAGCGCCGGGCACGAATCCCGGTAAACGACCACCTGGCAGACCTCCGTCCCGATATCCACAATCATGATATTCTCCTGCGCCGCCAAGGTCCGTTTTAAGGCCAGCGCTTCAAAGTCCACCGCCTGCAGATTCAATTCGGCAATACGGCAAACCTCCCGCAGATAATCGACATTCTCCCGCGGCGCGGCCACTACCAGTACTTTTACTTCAGTCCCGCCGTCGTTCGGCCCGAGGACAGCAAAATCATAATAATACGTATCCGGCGGAAAGGGCACGTATTGGCCAATATCCCATTTCAGGGCTTCCTTCATTTCCTGTTCTTCCATTTTCGGCATACTGAGTTCGCGTGAAAATACATTGCGCCCCCCCAGACCCGCCGTCACTTCCCGGCAGGTTATCCCGGAGGCTCCCATCAGATTCCGAATCAGCGCTCCCAGTTCGACCTTATCGGCAAAGCCATTTTCCTGGACAATGCTCTCCGGAATATCGGCCACCCCAATCTGATTTAACACGAAAACCCCCTTGCGATTGGCGACTTCGGCTATTTTTACCGAACAGGAGCTAATATCCAGCCCCACATGAGTCGAAGGCCGGCGGTACAACATCTTGGCAAGCACATTCCACATATGGTTTCACTCACTCTCTTCCCTATGAATCTGTCACTTCAATACAGGCCCAGATACCAGGCGATGATTTCCTGCCCGAACAGCAAACTGAAAAAAGCGGCGGCCGCCAGGAACGGCCCGAACGGGATAACATCCTTGCGGGTCTTCAGACCGCAGGCCAGCACAACAATACCGGCGGATCCGCCCAGCAGGAAGGCTAAAAACAGCAGCAGCAATATTTGCGGAAATCCCAGCCATACCCCCAGGGCCAGCCCGAATTTGACATCGCCCATGCCCATGCCGCCGCCGCTGACAGCGGCAATGAGGAGCAATATCCCGCCGCCGGCCAGGATGCCGGCCGCAATAGAGCCAATCCCCAGCGACGGCAGAAGCGCCTCTATGATTACACCCGCCCCCGCCAGACAAACCAGCACTTTGTCCAGAA is a window encoding:
- a CDS encoding (2Fe-2S)-binding protein; translated protein: MRADDTIICRCEDITLGEIRAQIAQGKHTLEEIKRACRAGMGPCQGRTCSLLIASEIARATGKSIADIPFSKVRPPTAPIKMASLLGGDKHD
- a CDS encoding (2Fe-2S)-binding protein, which encodes MRITDHPILQFTNKEMVGFTFNGQPLTGVAGEPIAAALHAAEIKVLRHSQHHHRPRGLFCAIGNCSSCLMTVDGVPNVRVCVEPLRANMAVQTQAGKGRIV
- a CDS encoding NAD(P)/FAD-dependent oxidoreductase, which encodes MINSADVVVIGGGVIGCSTAYNLAKLGAGKVAVIEKGYLASGATGRCGAGMRMQWGTETNCLLSRESVKMLANLPERLEVDVDIEFTQNGYLLLAYGDKMETQFKKNLELQHSLDIPSRWVTPREALEIVPFLNIDELRGAAYCAEDGHCNPFMVTEAYARAARNLQVEIYTETEVQGIETKNGRILAVRTNQGEIKTNTVVNAAGGYAKTIGRMAGIELPIFPERHEILVTEPVEPTMGPMVMSFYHNLYCQQSPHGSFIMGIGHPDEPESFDIRSSWQFLRDMASRVIGILPPLAKLNIIRQWAGLYDMCPDRTPILGSSPQLKRFYTAAGFSGHGFMISPITGQLMAEMILNQPTTFPVQMFDAGRFERGELFVEPSVV
- a CDS encoding 4Fe-4S binding protein translates to MNQPVKPGAVPGPTAVFECLQPIPCNPCADACPRGAIAVKDINDCPVLNEEKCNGCGICMTHCPGLSIFVVDVHYAAAEALVKIPYEFTPLPQQAELVEALNRQGECIGLARVIRVQTSPNKTNIIWLAVPKELAMEVRNLRLRKESDDAC
- the pilM gene encoding type IV pilus assembly protein PilM produces the protein MWNVLAKMLYRRPSTHVGLDISSCSVKIAEVANRKGVFVLNQIGVADIPESIVQENGFADKVELGALIRNLMGASGITCREVTAGLGGRNVFSRELSMPKMEEQEMKEALKWDIGQYVPFPPDTYYYDFAVLGPNDGGTEVKVLVVAAPRENVDYLREVCRIAELNLQAVDFEALALKRTLAAQENIMIVDIGTEVCQVVVYRDSCPALVRTIPIGGRQFTGIVMDVLNLTFGEAEAFKVKERNLLPQLKESEEEIPELQQQIKILADELGREIRRTLEYYQMQNSQGKITPIYLTGGGALIDRLTIAVNTHIHIPVVKHDPFTHFRTAVYYDQQYIDDVDSRLAIAVGLGMRGVRNGN
- a CDS encoding sigma-54 interaction domain-containing protein; translated protein: MDKLFSMDTAPVRNYLSSQQPEKVVALFEQLLMQYQVQQARFDALLNTVDEAVCMIDESDRVVVWNNLAEHLYGITAREIINKPIDQFFSNLLLTKVMKERRTVHEQQHTPCPDKHVLINARPVKLAGRVIGGVSAEKDITEVVQLNEQLSQTHEQVASLQLELDRVSTQSDSFSAIYGHSTAICEAISIARRVAATSAPVLLRGESGTGKELFAKAIHQASGLQGPFIAINCGAISPNLFESELFGYQPGAFTGADRNGKVGLLEQANGGTVLLDELGDMPREMQVKLLRTLQDKCFYRVGGGKPVAIDVRFIAATHRNLEAMIAQGDFREDLYYRLNVVSIVLPSLRERLDDIPELVHRGIKYYDTFYHKKITKVDPELMAALLQYSWPGNIRELFNVLERLVILADSSLLTLDNLPSTFRQAALAGGEPERRPQEINLVQTTGNIEKEMITVALAEAQFNKAVAAKKLGIPRSTLYYKMHKLGIECQ
- a CDS encoding PilN domain-containing protein, with translation MAIRINLLPQADRPSTLPVAKMIAGVVISGIFLCAVAFGYHAYVIWNLTNELTVARNQHQSLRPVELNMNAAAEKRQYISQREAALSNIAQERRPWEMVFSHLAAIAPPRLWFTYAGVDYQEKARPMGIKISGIAEKYRDVAAFLNTLEENSIFGDPVLTAAEVNSGGKVPAAKFEITVNLKGLRK
- a CDS encoding type 4a pilus biogenesis protein PilO; this translates as MKLKTDGLKTQLAGLPAKKKIAGSVLIMTGFAVLFWFAVIASQQDQISALKADLQREQQAVKRLEEYAKQHPQGDVYLAELEQKISEVNSLLPDGGWMGRLLIQVDEAATGSGVELVSMKPQQVINGKGVRAYPFELVLRGSKQQFSGVLEFVVKLHSLTRYANIVSISTELQQNMLETKILLLAYSFGQVPNPTKPEQAAQASPP
- a CDS encoding NAD(P)/FAD-dependent oxidoreductase, with the translated sequence MEIQILVIGAGPAGLMAAKYAAEAGANVLLAERADRLGGQLIKQTHKFFGSKEEYAGERGIDIAAKLIDECEKNSKISIWKNAQVLGIYPDGVVTVSYQGNFCTVKPEKIIIATGAAEKTMAFANNDLPGIYGAGAVQTLMNVHGVLPAKRILMVGAGNIGVIVAYQLLQAGVDVAGVVEAGPAVGGYQVHAAKLQRHGVPIYTSHSVKAAHGSCCLEGVTICRLDKNWQTVAGSEQYIEADGLCLAVGLSPLTELLWQSGCEMKYVPELGGYVPLRDGNLRTTRNDIYVAGDVSGVEEASAAMVEGKIAGLEVAALLGCRKPDVYQALQQARGQLRALRSGPAGVKICNGLRKVVLEEVG
- a CDS encoding prepilin peptidase; the encoded protein is MEYQALVFIFGLMIGSFFNVCIYRLPLGQSVVQPPSHCRQCGQRLGVIDLLPVVSYLALRGRCRHCGQAYSVRYLLVEVLTGCLFVWCYALLGWSFLLIKALLFTAFMICITYIDYDHRLILDKVLVCLAGAGVIIEALLPSLGIGSIAAGILAGGGILLLIAAVSGGGMGMGDVKFGLALGVWLGFPQILLLLFLAFLLGGSAGIVVLACGLKTRKDVIPFGPFLAAAAFFSLLFGQEIIAWYLGLY